A single Glycine soja cultivar W05 chromosome 14, ASM419377v2, whole genome shotgun sequence DNA region contains:
- the LOC114384624 gene encoding bidirectional sugar transporter SWEET3-like, with protein sequence MAISLRMVVAVLGNVASMSLYAAPSVTFKRVIRKKSTEEFSSIPYIIALLNSLLYTWYGLPIISNKWENFPLVTVNGAGIPFELSYVLIYFWFSSPKGKVKVAITTVTILAVFCFIAFVSAFAIPGHRYRKLLVGSIGLAVSIALYASPLVAMKKVIQTKSVEFMPLPLSLSSLLASLLWMTYGLLIGDIFVAGPNVVGTPLGILQIVLYCKYWKKIVTEEPNKVELQKGNTEKVDLEIGQGKKECVTVPSNCNSRPMTT encoded by the exons ATGGCAATTTCCCTTCGTATGGTTGTGGCTGTTCTAG GGAATGTTGCCTCAATGTCTCTTTATGCTGCACCATC GGTTACCTTCAAAAGGGTCATAAGGAAAAAAAGCACGGAGGAGTTTTCATCAATTCCATACATCATAGCACTGCTGAATAGCCTCCTCTACACTTGGTATGGATTGCCAATCATAAGCAACAAGTGGGAAAATTTCCCTCTTGTCACAGTCAATGGAGCTGGAATTCCTTTTGAGCTATCATATGTTCTAATCTATTTCTGGTTTTCTTCACCGAAAGGAAAG GTGAAGGTGGCCATAACAACAGTGACAATTCTTGCAGTGTTCTGTTTCATTGCTTTTGTATCAGCTTTCGCCATCCCCGGTCATCGTTACCGAAAGCTTCTCGTCGGTAGCATCGGCTTGGCGGTCTCAATAGCACTGTATGCGTCCCCTTTGGTTGCAATG AAGAAAGTGATACAAACCAAGAGTGTGGAATTCATGCCATTGCCTTTATCTTTGAGCTCCTTGTTGGCCAGTTTGCTGTGGATGACTTATGGACTCCTCATTGGGGATATTTTCGTTGCG GGACCAAATGTGGTTGGAACTCCATTGGGAATACTCCAGATCGTTCTTTACTGCAAATACTGGAAGAAGATAGTGACGGAAGAGCCTAACAAGGTGGAATTGCAAAAGGGGAACACAGAGAAAGTGGACTTGGAAATTGGGCAAGGAAAAAAAGAATGTGTCACAGTTCCTAGTAACTGTAACTCGAGACCCATGACAACCTAG
- the LOC114384050 gene encoding uncharacterized protein LOC114384050 has translation MVALCVAIALVLLRVILALTVFKPRHPITNVDSIRLQNMSLGMDMFSMSVNVNFTLEVDVLVNNPNKLGFNYYNSSAQLNYRTQLIGEAPIPNGDILVEEIKGLNLTLTVMADRLVSNSKVTKDVALGSLPLNTLVRIFCQVNVLGFMKFYVASTSYQKFPISSSSRICTKEQSCPHSLQYSKRITK, from the coding sequence ATGGTAGCATTATGTGTAGCGATTGCACTTGTATTGTTAAGGGTGATCTTAGCATTGACAGTGTTCAAACCAAGGCACCCCATTACCAATGTGGATTCAATAAGGCTTCAGAACATGAGCTTGGGCATGGACATGTTTAGCATGAGTGTAAATGTGAACTTCACATTGGAAGTGGATGTTTTAGTCAACAACCCTAATAAGCTTGGATTCAATTACTACAATAGCTCTGCCCAACTCAATTATAGAACACAATTGATTGGGGAAGCTCCTATCCCCAATGGAGACATATTAGTTGAGGAGATTAAGGGACTTAACTTGACACTCACTGTTATGGCTGATCGTTTGGTCTCCAATTCTAAGGTCACCAAGGATGTTGCATTGGGTTCATTGCCCCTCAACACCTTAGTGAGAATTTTTTGCCAAGTCAACGTCTTAGGGTTTATGAAATTCTATGTGGCTTCCACCTCATACCAAAAATTCCCCATTTCCTCGAGTTCGAGAATTTGTACAAAGGAGCAGAGTTGTCCCCATTCACTTCAGTATAgcaaaagaatcacaaaatag